The DNA region CGTTTCTTTATGTTGATGGTATGTTGAACTTCCATCATGGCGCATTACGACGCCGTATTAAAGGGGGAGGAGACCATCTCATCACCCTACCGGTTCGTCACTCCCTGACGGGGCGATATGTAATGTGCATCACCCCTGGTAGGGTGCGCATTGCGCACCAAATAATAAAGGATATAAATAAACAACATCATGAATAAAGACATACAAATCACCATCACCCAACCCGATGACTGGCATCTACACCTGCGTGATGGCACCCTGTTGCAACAGGTGGTGCAACACACCGCCGCACAGTTTGCTCGTGCCATCATCATGCCTAACCTTAAACCACCGATGACAACGACCGAGGTGGTACTCGCCTATCGGCAACGTATCCTTGATGCCCTGCCAGCCAACAATCAGTTTCAGCCCCTGATGACCCTCTACCTCACCGAGACCATGAGCCCGGATGAGATCCATCGCGCCCAACAAAGTGGCCATATCTATGCCGCCAAGCTCTATCCAGCCGGTGCCACCACCAATTCCAGTGACGGTGTACGCGATCCAGCCAATATTTATCCCGTACTGGAGGCGATGCAAAAGGCCGATATGCCTCTACTCATCCACGGCGAGGTCACCGATCCCGAGGTCGATGTATTTGACCGCGAGGCCGTCTTTATCGAACGCCACCTGCTCGATATTGTCAAAAACTTCCCCGCATTACGCATTGTGCTGGAACACGTTACCACGCGTGAAGGTGCCCACTTTGTGCGTGACGCATCAGCCAACATAGCAGCCACCATCACTCCACAACACCTGTTGTTAAATCGTAACGCCTTATTTCAGGGCGGTATAAAACCGCATAATTACTGCCTACCCATACTCAAACGAGAAACCCATCGTCAGGCATTACTGGATATTGTCACCAGCAGACACCCACGCTTCTTTGCCGGCACCGACAGCGCACCCCATAGCCGTATCAACAAGGAATCTGCTTGTGGCTGTGCCGGCATCTATTCCGCTCATGCCGCCATCGAACTCTATGCCGAGGCGTTTGAGAACATTAACGCATTGGATAAACTAGAGGGATTCCTGAGCTTTTATGGTGCAGACTTTTATCGCCTACCCAGAAATAGTGGTGAGATCACTTTATACAAGGAAGATTGGGAGGCACCCGCATCCTATCCTGTGGATGGTGAAGAGATCATCCCCTTCCGTGCAGGTGAGAAAATTCGTTGGAAACTGTAGAACGAAGAGCAACCCTCGTACGCATCAAAGAAGAAATAACCTCAAGAGGGATTTTAATTTAGTCTCCTTTAAACTTGCACAATCTGCATAAGCTTTTCATAGC from Gammaproteobacteria bacterium includes:
- the pyrC gene encoding dihydroorotase, translated to MNKDIQITITQPDDWHLHLRDGTLLQQVVQHTAAQFARAIIMPNLKPPMTTTEVVLAYRQRILDALPANNQFQPLMTLYLTETMSPDEIHRAQQSGHIYAAKLYPAGATTNSSDGVRDPANIYPVLEAMQKADMPLLIHGEVTDPEVDVFDREAVFIERHLLDIVKNFPALRIVLEHVTTREGAHFVRDASANIAATITPQHLLLNRNALFQGGIKPHNYCLPILKRETHRQALLDIVTSRHPRFFAGTDSAPHSRINKESACGCAGIYSAHAAIELYAEAFENINALDKLEGFLSFYGADFYRLPRNSGEITLYKEDWEAPASYPVDGEEIIPFRAGEKIRWKL